A section of the Leptotrichia sp. HSP-342 genome encodes:
- the lpxA gene encoding acyl-ACP--UDP-N-acetylglucosamine O-acyltransferase encodes MSLNIHPTAIVDPNAKLGENVKIGPYSIIGPEVIIGNGTIVESHVVIEGETIIGENNYIFSFASIGKDPQDLKFAGEKTRVVIGNNNKIREFVTIHRGTTDKYETRIGNNTLVMAYVHIAHDCIIGDNCVLANAATFAGHVEVEDYAVVGGLTAVHQFTRVGRHAMIGGCSAVNQDVVPYMLSEGNKARAVYINIVGLQRRGFSEEQIKRLRELYKIIFKKKLKLEEALQIVERDYGQYEEAQNLVNFIRKSKRGITR; translated from the coding sequence ATGAGTTTAAATATACATCCAACGGCAATTGTTGATCCAAATGCTAAACTTGGAGAAAATGTAAAGATAGGTCCTTATTCGATTATAGGGCCAGAAGTAATAATCGGAAATGGAACTATTGTAGAATCGCATGTTGTAATTGAAGGAGAAACGATAATTGGTGAAAATAATTATATTTTTTCTTTTGCTTCAATAGGTAAAGATCCGCAAGATTTAAAGTTCGCTGGAGAAAAAACAAGAGTTGTTATTGGAAATAACAATAAAATTCGTGAATTCGTTACAATTCATCGTGGAACTACTGATAAATATGAAACAAGAATTGGAAATAATACACTTGTAATGGCCTATGTTCATATTGCTCACGATTGTATAATTGGAGATAATTGTGTACTGGCAAATGCTGCGACTTTTGCTGGACATGTTGAAGTGGAAGATTATGCGGTGGTAGGTGGACTTACTGCTGTGCATCAGTTTACAAGAGTTGGGCGACACGCAATGATAGGTGGATGTTCGGCTGTAAATCAGGATGTTGTTCCATATATGCTATCTGAAGGGAATAAGGCAAGAGCTGTATATATCAATATTGTAGGACTTCAACGTAGAGGTTTTTCGGAAGAGCAGATAAAAAGGCTAAGAGAGTTGTATAAAATTATATTTAAGAAAAAACTGAAACTGGAAGAAGCCCTTCAAATTGTTGAACGTGATTACGGACAATACGAAGAAGCACAAAATCTTGTTAATTTCATACGAAAAAGTAAAAGAGGTATAACAAGATAA
- the fabZ gene encoding 3-hydroxyacyl-ACP dehydratase FabZ: protein MASNETIMNIEDIMKILPHRYPFLLVDRVIEKNGTDSLVAIKNVTMNEEFFQGHFPGKPVMPGVLQIEALAQAVGLLMLEPGKIPLFMSIDKCKFRRAVVPGDQLRLEVEKIKVKSNVIVARGRCVVDGTVVSEADLKFSVQDL, encoded by the coding sequence ATGGCATCAAATGAAACAATTATGAATATAGAGGATATTATGAAAATATTACCACATAGATATCCATTTTTACTAGTAGACAGAGTTATTGAAAAAAATGGAACAGATTCTTTGGTAGCAATAAAGAATGTTACAATGAATGAGGAGTTTTTCCAAGGACACTTTCCAGGAAAACCTGTAATGCCAGGAGTTTTACAAATAGAAGCATTGGCACAGGCTGTAGGATTGCTAATGTTGGAACCAGGGAAAATACCTTTATTTATGTCAATTGATAAATGTAAATTTAGAAGAGCTGTTGTTCCAGGAGATCAGTTAAGATTGGAAGTAGAAAAAATAAAAGTTAAAAGTAACGTAATAGTTGCACGTGGAAGATGTGTTGTTGACGGTACAGTTGTAAGTGAAGCTGACTTGAAATTTTCAGTACAGGATTTATAA
- the lpxC gene encoding UDP-3-O-acyl-N-acetylglucosamine deacetylase has product MKRRTIKNTIEMSGIGLHKGEEIKLTLKPSENNDERGIIFKRIDVIGKNNVIKVDYRNLFDLERGTNIRNEDDVKVHTIEHFLSSLSITGVTDILVEISGNELPILDGSSIGFVEKLLEAGIVELNEEIEPVVITEPVIFSDEKAGKYVMALPYDGFKISYTIDFNHSFLKSQYYELEVNLENYIENIAKCRTFAFDYEIDFLKKNNLALGGSLENAVVVGADGPLNPEGLRYPDEFVRHKILDIIGDLYVLGTPIKAHIIAIKAGHYINSRLTEMIAKKYL; this is encoded by the coding sequence ATGAAAAGAAGAACTATAAAAAATACTATTGAAATGTCAGGAATTGGACTTCATAAAGGAGAAGAAATAAAATTAACTTTGAAACCTAGCGAAAATAATGATGAAAGAGGAATTATTTTTAAAAGAATAGATGTGATTGGGAAAAATAATGTTATAAAGGTTGATTATAGAAATTTATTTGATTTGGAAAGAGGAACAAACATTAGGAATGAAGATGATGTTAAAGTTCATACGATTGAGCATTTTTTATCATCACTTTCAATCACAGGAGTGACGGATATTTTAGTTGAAATATCAGGGAACGAATTACCTATTTTGGATGGAAGTTCAATTGGATTTGTTGAAAAATTGTTAGAAGCTGGAATTGTAGAGCTGAATGAGGAAATAGAGCCTGTTGTGATTACGGAGCCTGTTATATTTTCAGATGAAAAGGCCGGGAAATATGTGATGGCATTGCCTTATGATGGATTTAAAATATCTTATACGATTGATTTCAATCATAGTTTTTTGAAATCACAGTATTATGAGCTTGAAGTAAATTTAGAAAATTATATAGAAAATATTGCAAAATGTAGAACTTTTGCATTTGATTATGAAATAGATTTTCTTAAAAAGAATAATTTGGCACTAGGAGGAAGTTTGGAAAATGCTGTGGTAGTAGGGGCAGACGGTCCATTAAATCCAGAAGGATTGAGATATCCTGATGAGTTTGTAAGACATAAAATTCTTGATATAATTGGAGATTTATATGTTTTGGGAACGCCTATAAAGGCTCACATTATTGCAATAAAAGCTGGACACTATATAAATTCGAGATTAACTGAGATGATTGCAAAAAAATATTTATAA
- a CDS encoding IS630 transposase-related protein, protein MLDSEKLDEYMKNPENADKYIREIAKDFGCGKETVRVALKKSGYTRKKDRQNTGSRTRKK, encoded by the coding sequence GTGCTTGATTCCGAAAAACTTGATGAATATATGAAAAATCCAGAGAATGCAGATAAATACATCCGTGAAATAGCAAAAGATTTTGGCTGTGGGAAGGAGACAGTGAGAGTAGCACTAAAAAAATCAGGATACACAAGAAAAAAAGACAGACAGAATACAGGGAGCAGGACGAGAAAAAAGTAA
- a CDS encoding transposase, translating to MIYRETMESEFFEEWFREILLRDIEKLGKKVLIVMDNARFHRKNILENIIKGTGHCLLFLPPYSLDLNPIEKLWANMKKKLKGIAHNFNTLEEAVTSVLFNKLVQF from the coding sequence ATGATATACAGGGAAACAATGGAAAGTGAATTTTTTGAAGAATGGTTCAGGGAAATACTTCTAAGAGATATTGAAAAATTAGGGAAGAAAGTTCTAATAGTGATGGATAATGCCAGATTTCATAGAAAGAATATATTAGAAAATATAATAAAGGGAACGGGGCATTGTCTATTATTTCTTCCGCCGTATTCTCTGGATTTAAATCCAATAGAAAAATTATGGGCTAATATGAAGAAAAAATTAAAAGGCATAGCTCATAATTTTAATACACTAGAAGAAGCAGTTACTTCTGTTTTATTTAATAAATTAGTTCAGTTTTAA
- the hisB gene encoding imidazoleglycerol-phosphate dehydratase HisB, with protein sequence MRKSKIERNTFETKIKVELNIDGTGKYENNTGVGFLDHMLDLFAKHGRFDLKVYCDGDTQVDDHHSTEDIGIALGKCFYEALGDLKGVRRYGNFLLPMDEALTLVAVDLSGRYFLNFDVNIPTEKVGTFDTELVEEFFIGFTRHLNTTLHIKNMAGTNSHHIIESIFKGVARALAEAVSIDEKYKDEIPSTKGVLV encoded by the coding sequence ATGAGAAAATCTAAAATTGAAAGAAATACATTTGAAACAAAAATAAAAGTCGAATTAAATATTGATGGAACTGGGAAATATGAAAATAATACAGGGGTTGGATTTTTGGACCATATGCTTGACTTGTTTGCAAAACATGGGAGATTTGATTTAAAGGTTTATTGTGATGGGGATACGCAGGTAGATGATCATCATAGTACGGAGGATATTGGAATTGCATTGGGAAAATGTTTTTATGAGGCGTTAGGGGACTTGAAGGGTGTGAGAAGGTATGGGAACTTTCTTTTGCCGATGGATGAGGCCCTAACGTTAGTTGCTGTTGATTTAAGCGGGAGATATTTTTTGAATTTTGATGTGAATATTCCGACTGAGAAAGTTGGGACTTTTGATACAGAATTAGTGGAGGAATTTTTCATTGGTTTTACACGACACTTGAATACTACGTTGCATATAAAGAATATGGCTGGAACAAATTCGCATCATATAATTGAGTCGATTTTTAAGGGTGTCGCTAGAGCTTTGGCAGAGGCTGTGAGTATTGATGAAAAATATAAGGATGAGATTCCTTCGACTAAAGGGGTTTTGGTTTAA
- the hisC gene encoding histidinol-phosphate transaminase yields MSKFWNDKIKEIEPYTPGEQPKDKKYIKLNTNENPYPPSSKVIEKIKSMNLEDLKLYPDPDVMELAKVIAEYFSNKINDKVTHKQVFIGNGSDEVLAFIFMTFFNAGDKVYYPDITYSFYPVYADLFNVKEVKIPLNNSFEIEIQKYFGLDGHIIIANPNAPTSIALKLDEIEEIIKNNPNQLVIVDEAYVDFGAESAVKLINKYDNVLVVQTFSKSRSMAGIRLGYALGSENIIEGLNRLKFSFNSYTIDRISIEAGIESFKDNEYFEKTNVKIIQTREKTVEKLKKLGFKVLNSSANFIFISHNKVFASDLYKQLKENGVLVRYFAKDRIDNYLRVTIGTDEEMGIFIEKLENLLEK; encoded by the coding sequence ATGAGTAAATTTTGGAATGATAAAATAAAGGAAATAGAGCCTTATACACCGGGAGAACAGCCTAAAGACAAAAAATATATTAAACTTAATACAAACGAAAATCCTTATCCGCCATCATCAAAAGTTATAGAAAAAATAAAATCTATGAATTTGGAAGATTTGAAATTGTATCCAGATCCAGATGTAATGGAGCTTGCAAAAGTTATTGCTGAATATTTTTCTAATAAAATAAACGATAAAGTTACACATAAACAGGTGTTTATTGGAAATGGATCGGATGAAGTTCTGGCATTTATTTTTATGACATTTTTTAATGCGGGAGATAAAGTGTATTATCCAGATATTACATACAGTTTTTATCCAGTTTATGCCGATTTATTTAATGTGAAGGAAGTCAAAATTCCGTTAAATAACAGTTTTGAAATTGAAATTCAAAAATATTTTGGCTTGGATGGGCATATAATTATTGCAAATCCGAATGCACCAACTTCGATTGCTTTAAAATTGGATGAAATTGAAGAAATAATAAAAAATAATCCAAATCAGCTAGTTATCGTTGATGAGGCGTATGTTGACTTTGGGGCAGAAAGTGCTGTAAAATTAATAAATAAATACGATAATGTTCTTGTAGTTCAGACGTTTTCAAAGTCACGTTCTATGGCGGGAATACGGCTTGGATATGCACTTGGATCTGAAAATATAATTGAAGGGTTAAATAGACTAAAATTTTCATTTAACTCATACACAATCGACAGAATTTCAATTGAAGCTGGAATCGAGTCGTTTAAGGATAATGAATATTTTGAAAAAACTAATGTTAAAATTATTCAGACTAGAGAAAAAACGGTTGAAAAATTGAAAAAATTAGGATTTAAAGTATTAAATTCAAGTGCTAATTTTATTTTTATTTCTCATAACAAAGTTTTCGCAAGCGATTTGTATAAACAGTTAAAAGAAAATGGAGTTTTAGTAAGATATTTTGCAAAAGATAGAATTGATAATTATTTGAGGGTTACGATTGGGACGGATGAGGAAATGGGGATTTTTATTGAGAAATTGGAAAATTTGTTGGAAAAATAA
- a CDS encoding ATP-binding protein — translation MVKRTEYLEKLKKIKDMQIIKVITGVRRCGKSTLLSQFRNFLIESGVLEEQIISINFEDLKFEDLKDYKLLYQYINERLVPNKKNYIFIDEIQEVENFQRAVDSLFIKDNTDIYITGSNAMMLSGELATLLSGRYIEISILPLSFSEYLKLDEIQDVKQAWNKYFENGGFPYATQINDDDIKKDYLMGIYNTVLLKDIVARNKVQDITLLESVVKFLFENIGNIVSPKKIADTLVSYGRKTTSSTVENYIEALKSSFILYKAGRYDIKGKQHLKSLEKYYIVDIGLRKLLINKKHSDIGHILENIVYLELIRRGYTVHIGKIGDLEIDFIAERNNERKYYQVSATILDENTFKREITPLKKVKDNFHKFIISMDEIDLSEDGIRHINILDFLQNTEQNY, via the coding sequence ATGGTTAAAAGAACTGAATACTTGGAAAAATTGAAAAAAATAAAAGATATGCAGATAATAAAGGTTATCACAGGCGTTAGACGGTGCGGAAAATCTACATTGCTATCTCAATTTAGAAATTTTTTAATAGAATCTGGTGTATTGGAAGAACAGATAATTTCCATAAATTTTGAGGATTTGAAGTTTGAAGATTTAAAAGATTATAAATTACTGTATCAATATATAAACGAAAGACTTGTGCCTAATAAAAAAAATTATATATTTATTGATGAAATTCAAGAAGTTGAGAATTTTCAAAGGGCAGTGGATTCTTTATTTATAAAGGATAACACAGATATTTATATAACAGGCTCCAATGCGATGATGTTATCTGGCGAATTGGCAACACTGCTTTCAGGCAGATATATTGAAATATCTATATTGCCTTTATCTTTTTCTGAATATCTTAAATTGGATGAAATACAGGATGTGAAACAAGCTTGGAATAAATATTTTGAAAATGGCGGATTTCCTTATGCGACACAAATAAATGATGATGATATAAAAAAAGACTATTTAATGGGAATATACAACACAGTTTTGCTAAAAGATATAGTTGCAAGAAATAAAGTACAGGACATTACTTTGCTTGAATCTGTAGTAAAATTTCTATTTGAAAACATTGGAAATATTGTTTCGCCTAAAAAAATAGCAGATACACTTGTTTCTTATGGCAGAAAAACAACATCTTCTACCGTTGAAAATTATATAGAAGCCTTGAAATCGTCATTTATATTGTACAAAGCTGGACGTTATGACATAAAAGGAAAGCAGCATTTAAAGTCGTTGGAGAAATATTACATAGTTGACATAGGGCTAAGAAAATTGCTTATAAATAAAAAACATAGTGATATTGGGCATATTTTGGAAAATATAGTTTATTTGGAATTGATTAGGCGTGGTTATACTGTGCATATAGGTAAAATTGGAGATTTGGAAATAGATTTTATAGCAGAACGAAATAATGAAAGAAAATACTATCAAGTATCAGCAACGATACTTGATGAAAATACATTCAAGAGAGAGATAACACCATTAAAGAAAGTCAAGGATAATTTTCATAAGTTTATAATTTCGATGGATGAAATAGATTTGAGTGAAGATGGAATTAGGCATATAAATATTTTAGATTTTTTGCAAAATACAGAACAAAACTACTAA
- the hisD gene encoding histidinol dehydrogenase, which produces MIKTIKYSKNVDLEKELARSQFSYDDVNETVESILKDVKARGDKALIEYTEKFDGVKLENLEVTQEEIQKAFDTIDKELMEVIQYSHDNIKKFHEKQVRNDFLIRQENGVILGQVVNPIEKVGLYVPGGTAAYPSTVLMNAVPAKIAGCNEIIMVTPPTADGTILSSILVAAKISGVNRIFKVGGAQSIAALSYGTETIPKVYKIGGPGNIYVAMAKKMVYGEVSIDMIAGPSEVLIIADESADPVHTAADLLSQAEHDKLAACILVTTSEKLAKEVTKELEKQLKELPREEIAKVSIETQGRIVIVDNMDDAVFVSNYVAPEHLELAVDNPFELLPRIKNAGSIFMGHNTPEPIGDYLAGPNHTLPTSGTAKFSSPLSVDDFVKKSSFIYYSKQVLEEVKDKVIKFAENEGLTAHARSVSKRFEK; this is translated from the coding sequence ATGATTAAGACAATAAAGTATTCAAAAAATGTTGATTTGGAAAAGGAGCTTGCTAGAAGCCAGTTTTCGTACGATGATGTAAATGAAACTGTGGAAAGCATTTTGAAAGATGTTAAAGCTAGAGGAGATAAGGCTTTGATAGAATATACTGAAAAATTTGATGGTGTAAAACTAGAAAATCTAGAAGTTACACAGGAGGAAATTCAAAAAGCCTTTGACACAATTGACAAGGAATTAATGGAAGTTATTCAGTATTCGCACGACAACATCAAGAAATTTCACGAAAAGCAAGTTAGGAATGATTTTTTAATAAGACAGGAAAATGGCGTAATTTTGGGACAAGTAGTTAATCCGATTGAAAAAGTTGGACTTTATGTGCCAGGAGGAACAGCGGCTTATCCTTCGACTGTGCTTATGAATGCAGTTCCAGCTAAAATTGCAGGATGTAATGAAATTATAATGGTAACGCCTCCAACTGCAGATGGAACAATTTTATCCTCTATTCTTGTTGCTGCAAAAATTTCTGGGGTTAACAGAATCTTTAAAGTGGGTGGAGCTCAGTCAATAGCTGCTCTTAGTTATGGTACAGAAACTATTCCAAAAGTATATAAAATTGGCGGGCCAGGAAATATTTACGTTGCAATGGCTAAAAAAATGGTTTATGGGGAAGTTTCGATTGACATGATAGCAGGACCGAGTGAAGTACTTATAATTGCTGATGAAAGTGCAGACCCAGTTCATACAGCGGCAGATTTATTGTCACAGGCGGAACACGACAAACTGGCAGCCTGCATATTAGTTACGACTTCTGAAAAGTTGGCAAAAGAAGTTACTAAGGAATTGGAAAAGCAGTTAAAGGAATTGCCAAGAGAGGAAATTGCAAAGGTATCGATTGAAACTCAAGGAAGAATAGTTATTGTAGACAATATGGATGATGCTGTCTTTGTAAGTAATTATGTTGCACCAGAACATTTGGAACTGGCAGTAGATAATCCATTTGAATTATTGCCAAGAATAAAAAACGCAGGATCAATATTTATGGGACACAACACGCCTGAACCAATTGGAGATTATCTAGCAGGCCCAAATCACACATTGCCGACAAGCGGTACTGCCAAATTCTCTTCCCCACTTTCAGTAGACGACTTCGTTAAAAAATCTTCGTTTATTTACTATTCAAAACAAGTACTTGAAGAAGTTAAGGATAAAGTAATTAAATTTGCTGAAAATGAAGGGCTTACAGCACATGCTCGTTCAGTTTCTAAAAGATTTGAGAAATAA
- the hisG gene encoding ATP phosphoribosyltransferase — MINIALPKGRLGNKVYNLFEKIGYESSEMKEDNRKLIFENEEKNIRFLLVKPSDVGVYVEKGSADIGVVGRDILLEENPDVYELMDLGFGKCRFSIAGPMDFKENFDRPLVVATKYLNVAKKYFDSINRDVELIKLNGSIEIAPILGLSDVIMDIVETGTTLKENNLKILTNIEDITARFVANKSSYRFKNKKIEEIVNKIKEIL, encoded by the coding sequence ATGATAAATATAGCTCTTCCTAAAGGGAGATTAGGAAATAAAGTGTATAATTTATTTGAGAAAATAGGTTATGAAAGTTCGGAAATGAAGGAAGATAACAGGAAATTGATTTTTGAGAATGAGGAAAAAAATATTAGATTTCTTTTGGTGAAGCCGTCGGATGTAGGGGTTTATGTCGAAAAGGGAAGTGCGGATATTGGAGTTGTAGGAAGGGATATACTGCTTGAAGAAAATCCTGATGTATATGAATTAATGGACTTGGGATTTGGGAAATGCAGGTTTTCGATTGCAGGACCGATGGATTTTAAGGAAAATTTCGATAGACCTCTTGTGGTTGCAACGAAGTATCTTAATGTGGCGAAAAAATACTTTGACTCAATTAATAGGGATGTAGAGCTTATAAAATTAAATGGTTCTATTGAAATAGCACCGATTTTGGGACTTTCGGATGTAATAATGGATATAGTTGAAACTGGGACAACTTTGAAGGAAAATAATTTGAAGATTCTTACAAACATCGAAGATATAACTGCCAGATTTGTTGCCAATAAATCAAGTTACAGATTTAAAAATAAAAAAATCGAGGAAATTGTTAATAAGATAAAAGAAATTTTGTAA
- a CDS encoding ATP phosphoribosyltransferase regulatory subunit, with amino-acid sequence MKNYIKNMSKKDLVLLNIRKMYDSYGYKKISLPSFEEYDLYNENKDFIDRNVLTVMSPNGKLLALRPDITLSVAKKVSKDQSLKYSKIYYQENTYNLTKYVGYEEDEQLGIELIGKESTFLDFEIINLAVKSLDIINKKSMIVLSHAGFISSIFQNFDLEYEIKEQILDCINRKSSHDIQKILKRNEHISENVKKLIYKIPELSGNLGNIEKELLKYEINDNTKKILSELKQLNSLLMKFYKKSKIVFDFSVVKNLNYYNGIILQGYIEDFPNVILTGGRYDKLFEKFGVDTGAVGFAILTDGLKGYYKDTDKKDFEVLIAYDNSDFEKLVEIVNDFQKKGLRIRTENIENLGESDFEIFNFDEKYIFQNGELKKEE; translated from the coding sequence ATGAAAAATTATATAAAAAATATGAGTAAAAAAGATTTAGTGTTACTAAATATACGGAAAATGTATGATTCTTATGGATATAAAAAGATTTCTCTTCCGAGTTTTGAGGAATATGATTTATACAATGAAAATAAGGATTTTATTGACAGGAATGTATTGACTGTTATGAGTCCGAATGGGAAATTGTTAGCGTTGAGACCTGATATTACGTTGTCGGTTGCTAAAAAGGTGTCTAAAGATCAGTCTTTGAAATACAGTAAAATTTATTATCAGGAAAATACTTACAATTTGACAAAATATGTTGGTTACGAAGAGGATGAACAGCTGGGGATTGAATTAATTGGGAAAGAATCGACGTTTTTGGATTTTGAGATTATTAATCTTGCAGTAAAAAGTCTGGATATTATAAATAAAAAAAGTATGATTGTTTTGTCGCATGCGGGATTTATTTCTTCAATTTTTCAAAATTTCGATTTGGAGTATGAAATAAAAGAGCAAATATTGGATTGCATTAATAGAAAAAGTAGCCACGATATACAAAAAATACTAAAAAGAAATGAACATATTTCAGAAAATGTGAAAAAATTAATTTATAAAATTCCTGAATTATCGGGGAATTTGGGAAATATTGAAAAGGAACTTTTAAAATATGAAATAAATGACAATACGAAAAAAATATTATCTGAACTTAAACAGCTAAACAGTTTATTGATGAAATTTTACAAGAAATCAAAAATTGTATTTGACTTTTCTGTTGTAAAAAATCTAAATTATTACAACGGAATTATTTTGCAAGGGTATATCGAAGACTTTCCAAACGTAATTTTAACTGGTGGCAGATACGACAAATTGTTTGAAAAATTTGGGGTTGATACTGGAGCTGTTGGATTTGCTATTTTGACTGATGGATTGAAGGGGTATTATAAGGATACTGATAAAAAGGATTTTGAGGTTTTGATTGCTTATGATAACAGCGATTTTGAAAAATTGGTGGAAATTGTGAATGATTTTCAGAAAAAGGGGCTTAGAATAAGGACGGAAAATATTGAGAATTTAGGTGAAAGTGATTTTGAAATTTTTAATTTTGATGAGAAATATATTTTTCAAAACGGGGAATTAAAAAAGGAGGAATAG
- a CDS encoding NUDIX domain-containing protein — MKIENINFLKKHLQNLAEYEPELKTKIGKISEILSQTKIEDLTNRKSKVHLSASAIVFKNDKCYFIKHPYLKTILLPAGHVESGEIPLDTAIREFVEETGFFAKIDENMRNFGLIDVNVIGIPESLVKSEEEHVHIDFRYKLVLDEDRKGQKAELEWFLLEKSEVDSEFNKYYKYLE; from the coding sequence TTGAAAATAGAAAATATAAATTTTTTGAAAAAACATTTACAAAATTTAGCAGAATACGAGCCTGAATTGAAAACAAAAATAGGAAAAATTTCGGAAATATTATCACAAACAAAAATAGAGGATTTAACGAACAGAAAGTCCAAAGTTCATTTATCAGCGAGTGCTATAGTTTTTAAGAATGATAAATGTTATTTTATAAAACATCCATATCTAAAAACTATTTTACTGCCAGCAGGACATGTAGAAAGTGGTGAAATACCTTTAGACACTGCTATCCGTGAATTTGTAGAAGAAACTGGTTTTTTTGCAAAAATTGATGAAAATATGCGAAATTTTGGATTGATTGATGTGAATGTAATTGGAATTCCTGAAAGTCTTGTGAAAAGTGAAGAGGAACACGTTCATATTGATTTTCGGTATAAACTTGTTTTGGATGAAGATAGAAAAGGGCAAAAGGCTGAGTTGGAGTGGTTTTTGTTGGAAAAAAGTGAAGTTGATAGTGAATTTAATAAATATTATAAATATTTGGAATAA
- the folP gene encoding dihydropteroate synthase, which yields MIKINEIKNKDSKNIVIEFNGNKEELRKFENFLEEKNIFSFNKNEGITAIFKYSELKQLVEILKMENSFEFENGIEKLEEILQENRLIWKGNNFEFDLTTESVIYSILNITPDSFYDGGRNSSIDKVLKRVENDIRNGAKIFEFGGKSSKPNFDDISAEEEWNRIEKYIKAVKKEFPDIVLALDSDTEEVIEKGLEAGIDIINDFNGFTSEKKLKLVEKYKPALVVMNNGRFDKIPNLKNYLENYFDERVKAILETGIEKEKISIDPGVGYSSNNSMNTPEDMERIKSVKYLRDMKLPIMIAISRKSFNEKIFGLSLEERLMGTLMFESLMVQDGGRILRVHDVKETRDILNMLEIYNKI from the coding sequence ATGATTAAAATTAATGAAATTAAGAATAAGGATTCAAAAAATATTGTTATTGAATTTAATGGAAATAAAGAAGAATTACGTAAATTTGAGAATTTTTTGGAAGAAAAGAATATTTTTTCATTTAATAAAAATGAAGGGATTACAGCTATTTTTAAATATTCAGAATTAAAACAATTAGTTGAGATTTTGAAAATGGAAAATAGTTTTGAATTTGAAAATGGAATTGAAAAATTGGAAGAGATTTTACAAGAAAATAGACTGATTTGGAAAGGAAATAATTTCGAGTTTGATTTGACGACTGAGTCGGTTATTTATTCGATTTTGAATATTACGCCAGATTCGTTTTATGATGGTGGGAGAAATTCGAGTATTGATAAGGTTTTAAAAAGGGTTGAGAATGATATTAGAAATGGGGCTAAAATATTTGAATTTGGGGGAAAATCATCGAAGCCTAATTTTGATGATATTTCGGCAGAAGAAGAATGGAATCGGATTGAAAAATATATTAAGGCTGTGAAAAAGGAGTTTCCAGATATTGTGCTGGCTTTGGATAGTGATACTGAGGAAGTTATTGAAAAAGGGCTGGAAGCTGGGATTGACATTATTAATGATTTTAATGGATTTACTTCGGAAAAGAAATTGAAATTAGTTGAAAAATACAAGCCTGCATTGGTTGTTATGAATAATGGACGGTTTGATAAAATTCCAAACTTGAAAAATTATTTAGAAAATTATTTTGATGAGCGAGTAAAAGCAATTTTAGAAACTGGAATTGAGAAAGAAAAAATTTCGATAGATCCAGGAGTTGGATATTCCTCAAATAACAGTATGAATACGCCTGAAGATATGGAAAGAATTAAATCGGTAAAATATTTGCGAGATATGAAATTACCAATTATGATTGCAATTTCAAGAAAAAGTTTTAATGAAAAAATATTTGGGCTGTCGCTAGAAGAAAGACTTATGGGAACATTGATGTTTGAGAGTCTAATGGTACAAGATGGAGGAAGGATTTTGAGGGTTCATGATGTAAAGGAAACTAGGGATATTTTGAATATGCTGGAAATTTATAATAAAATTTAA